Genomic DNA from Microbacterium neungamense:
CGTCCTTGAGCGCCGCGATCCCGGCGATGTCGTCGACGATGCCGAAGTTGGTCGACCCCGCCGTCGCGACGACGGCGCACACACTGTCGCCGTGCTCCTCCAGCGCGGCGCGCACGGCATCCGCCCGCAGCTTGCCGTCCTCGCCGGCCGGCACCGCGATGACGTCCGCGTCCATGACGCGCGCGGCCGACTTGTTGGAGGAGTGCGCCTCGATGCTGCACACGATCTTCCACCGCTCCGGCAGCGGCTCGCCCGCGGCCACGAGCTTCTCCTTCGCGGCCTCGCGCGCGGCGACGAGCGCGGACAGGTTGCCGATCGTGCCGCCCTGCACGAACACGCCGCCCGCGCTCTCCGGCAGCCCGAACTCGGATGCCAGCCAGGCGAGCACCTCGTTCTCGGCGTGCACGGCCCCGGCCGCCTCGAGCCAGCTGCCGCCGTAGAGGCCGGATGCCGAGACGACGAGGTCGAACGCGATCGCCGCCATCGTCGGGGCGGTCGGGATGAAGGACAGGTAGAGCGGGTGGCTCGTGGTGAGACACGCCGGCGCCAGGATGTGCTCGAACACCGACAGGGCGCGCTGGGCGCCGAGCCCCTGGTCGGTGATGGTGCGACCGACCATCCGGCGCAGCTCCGCCGGGGTCTGCGGCTTGTCCAGCGGCACATCGTCGGCGAGCATCCGGCGGCGCGAGTAGTCCAGGACCGCGTCGACGATCGCGGCGGATTCCGGAGAGACGGCGTGCATGCGCGCGGCATCCATGGGAGGATTCCTTTCGGCACTGAAAGCGGGTGGCGGGTGGGCCGGTGCGGGCCGGCGATCAACGGTACCCTGTTCGCCGAGCTCGCTCCGCCATCGTGTCGAGGCGCACGGGTTGGATGCCGCGATCGCGGCTCGGATGCCAGGATGAGGGCATGTCCGAGAAGATCGCCGCAGCCCCGGCCCTCATCGAGCGCACCGGCATCGAGATCGTGCCGGAGTCCGACCGCACCGCCAAGCCCCGAGACCTGTTCTGGCCGTGGTTCGCGGCGAACGTGTCGGTCTTCGGGATGAGCTACGGCTCGTTCGTGCTCGGCTTCGGCATCTCGTTCTGGCAGGCGACGCTGGTGTCGGTGATCGGGATCGTGATCTCGTTCCTGCTGTGCGGGCTGATCGCGATCGCCGGCAAGCGCGGCTCCGCGCCGACCATGGTGCTCTCCCGCGCGGCGTTCGGGGTGCACGGGCAGAAGGTGCCCGGCATCGTGTCGTGGCTCACCTCGATCGGGTGGGAGACGTTCCTGGCGATCTTGGCGGTGCTCGCGACGGCCACCATCATCGGCCGGCTCGGCGGCGACGGCGACAGCATCGCCCTGCGGATCGTGGCCACCGTCATCGTCGCCGCGCTCATCGTCACCGCGTCCGTGCTCGGCTACCACACGATCATGCGGCTGCAGTCGGTGCTCACCTGGGTGACCGGCATCGTGACGATCCTGTACGTCGTGCTCGCCGTGCCGAGCATCGACCTGGGCGCGGTGCTGGCGCGACCCGGCGGCGGCGTGGGACAGGTCGTCGGCGCCCTGGTCATGGTGATGACCGGGTTCGGGCTGGGATGGATCAACATCGCCGCGGACTGGTCGCGGTATCAGAAGCGCACCGCCTCGGACGGCTCCATCGTGTTCTGGAACACCTTCGGGGGCGCGATCGCCCCGGTGCTGCTCGTCGTCTTCGGCCTCCTGCTCGCCGGCTCGGACGACGAGCTCATGGCCGCCGTCGGCGCCGACCCGATCGGCGCCCTCGCCGCGCTGCTGCCGGTCTGGGTGCTCGTGCCCTTCCTGCTCACCGCCGTGCTCGCGCTGGTCTCCGGCGCCGTGCTCGGCATCTACTCCTCCGGCCTGACGCTGATCAGCCTCGGCATCCGCATCCCCCGCCCGGCCGCGGCGGGCATCGACGGCGTCATCCTCACCCTCGGCACGATCTGGGTGGTCTTCTTCGCCGCCGACTTCCTCGGCCCGTTCCAGTCCTTCCTGATCACGCTGGGCGTGCCGCTGGCGTCCTGGGCCGGCATCCTCATCGCCGACATCCTGCGCCGCCGCCGCGACTACGACGAGCAGGCGCTGTTCGACCCCGCCGGGCGCTACGGCGCCTGGGACGGGGTCTCGATCGGCACGATGATCGTGGCGAGCATCATCGGCTGGGGCTTCGTCGTGAACCTGTTCGCGGATGCCGCGCCGTGGAACAACTGGCAGGGCTACTTCCTCGGGCTGATCGGCGGCAAGGACGGCGACTGGGCGTACGCGAACCTGGGCGTGTTCATCGCGCTGGTGCTGTCGTTCGTCGTCACCTGGTTCGCCCGCGCCGGACGGATCCGCCGGCAGGAGGAGTCGTGACCACGGCGCGCGCGCGAGGGAGGGTCGTGCGGATCGTCC
This window encodes:
- a CDS encoding pyridoxal phosphate-dependent decarboxylase family protein, which gives rise to MDAARMHAVSPESAAIVDAVLDYSRRRMLADDVPLDKPQTPAELRRMVGRTITDQGLGAQRALSVFEHILAPACLTTSHPLYLSFIPTAPTMAAIAFDLVVSASGLYGGSWLEAAGAVHAENEVLAWLASEFGLPESAGGVFVQGGTIGNLSALVAAREAAKEKLVAAGEPLPERWKIVCSIEAHSSNKSAARVMDADVIAVPAGEDGKLRADAVRAALEEHGDSVCAVVATAGSTNFGIVDDIAGIAALKDEFDFWLHIDGAYGLTAMLAPEARDIFAGVERADSLIVDPHKWLFAPFDCCALLYRDPELGRRAHTQHAEYLDTLTETDDFSPSDYSIQLTRRPRGLPLWFSLATYGVQAYRDAVSATIALTHRIAEEIDRRPELTLVRNPQLSVVVFERNGWTRADYDRWSAQLLDQQHAFVVPSSHAGRPNTRFAILNPRTTFEDLVAILDTMA
- a CDS encoding purine-cytosine permease family protein, which codes for MSEKIAAAPALIERTGIEIVPESDRTAKPRDLFWPWFAANVSVFGMSYGSFVLGFGISFWQATLVSVIGIVISFLLCGLIAIAGKRGSAPTMVLSRAAFGVHGQKVPGIVSWLTSIGWETFLAILAVLATATIIGRLGGDGDSIALRIVATVIVAALIVTASVLGYHTIMRLQSVLTWVTGIVTILYVVLAVPSIDLGAVLARPGGGVGQVVGALVMVMTGFGLGWINIAADWSRYQKRTASDGSIVFWNTFGGAIAPVLLVVFGLLLAGSDDELMAAVGADPIGALAALLPVWVLVPFLLTAVLALVSGAVLGIYSSGLTLISLGIRIPRPAAAGIDGVILTLGTIWVVFFAADFLGPFQSFLITLGVPLASWAGILIADILRRRRDYDEQALFDPAGRYGAWDGVSIGTMIVASIIGWGFVVNLFADAAPWNNWQGYFLGLIGGKDGDWAYANLGVFIALVLSFVVTWFARAGRIRRQEES